The Tripterygium wilfordii isolate XIE 37 chromosome 17, ASM1340144v1, whole genome shotgun sequence genome has a window encoding:
- the LOC119982946 gene encoding subtilisin-like protease SBT1.1 — translation MRATIKSAATMISRAFFLFLVFMATASFALVEKKTYIVHMDQTKMMASNPQQWYKDLMDSVYDLSIEEEEEDDTTPPDLLYTYENVVSGFAATLSTKQLESLKKMDGFLYANPDRKLSLHTTYTPQFLGLQSANGLWSASNLSSDMVIGVVDTGIWPEHRSFHDSGMPPVPAKWKGKCENGKMFSSSNCNKKLIGARYFYKGYEASHGKINQTVDFLSPRDNGGHGTHTASTAGGSVVDEASLFGFASGSASGMMYTSRIAVYKTLWVKGGVNSDSLAAMDQAVADGVDILSLSLGGDEAVPYYVDDTTIAAFGAIEKGVSVVFSAGNDGPSILTVANTAPWIMTIAASYVDRSFTATVKLGNGLSFQGSSLSQSKSTMHFRLVYGTTAGGKRADYCIPGSLDHNLVKGKIVVCRGDFGYTTGETVKLAGGAGMLLINPKSRGEEQFADPHVLPTIALGFSKGKTIFKYLNSSEKPTVSITFEGTVYGTRAPMIGAFSSRGPNKVDLNVIKPDVTAPGANILAAWPPIVSPSQLTSDKRSVEFNIISGTSMSCPHVSGLVALLKSVHKKWSPAAIKSALMTTAYNMDNKNTPIVDAYDFEPATPFALGSGHVNPQAAVDPGLVYDITAKEYLLYLCSLNYTSSQIHAIARRSFICPKKFASKPGDLNYPSFAVNFEGKARNVSLTHKRTLTNVGTPKSTYMVHLEEPNGVAVVVKPNILKFKRLGQKLSYEVTFIGYKSSEDAAYGSLVWVSGKYTVRSPIATIWL, via the coding sequence ATGAGAGCTACAATCAAATCTGCAGCTACAATGATCTCCAGAGCATTCTTTCTATTTCTAGTCTTCATGGCTACAGCATCATTCGCTCTTGTAGAGAAAAAAACATACATAGTTCACATGGACCAAACAAAGATGATGGCCTCAAATCCCCAACAATGGTACAAAGATTTGATGGATTCCGTCTATGACCTatcaattgaagaagaagaagaagatgacacAACACCACCTGATCTCCTTTACACCTATGAAAATGTTGTTTCTGGTTTTGCAGCAACGCTTTCCACAAAACAACTTGAGTCCTTGAAGAAAATGGATGGCTTTCTCTATGCCAATCCTGATAGAAAGCTAAGCCTCCACACCACCTACACTCCTCAGTTCCTTGGCCTGCAATCTGCCAACGGACTATGGAGTGCCTCCAACTTATCTTCCGACATGGTAATTGGAGTGGTTGATACTGGAATTTGGCCTGAACACAGGAGCTTCCATGACTCGGGCATGCCTCCAGTGCCAGCTAAATGGAAAGGCAAATGTGAGAACGGCAAAATGTTTTCATCATCAAATTGCAACAAGAAGCTAATTGGGGCGAGATATTTCTACAAAGGGTATGAAGCATCTCACGGTAAAATTAATCAGACAGTTGATTTCCTGTCCCCTCGGGATAACGGTGGCCATGGGACACACACAGCCTCGACTGCAGGAGGCAGTGTTGTAGACGAGGCAAGTTTATTTGGCTTCGCGAGTGGCTCAGCAAGTGGTATGATGTACACTTCAAGAATTGCTGTTTACAAAACGTTGTGGGTAAAAGGTGGTGTAAATAGTGATTCACTGGCAGCTATGGATCAAGCTGTTGCTGATGGTGTTgatatactctctctctctttgggaGGTGACGAAGCTGTGCCTTATTATGTGGATGATACAACCATAGCTGCATTTGGGGCTATCGAAAAAGGGGTTTCTGTTGTATTCTCTGCTGGCAATGACGGTCCATCTATTCTCACTGTAGCCAATACTGCGCCGTGGATCATGACAATTGCAGCTAGTTATGTAGATAGGAGCTTCACAGCAACCGTGAAGCTTGGAAATGGCCTATCATTTCAAGGTTCATCACTATCTCAAAGCAAATCAACCATGCACTTTCGGCTTGTGTATGGAACAACAGCAGGTGGTAAAAGAGCGGATTATTGTATTCCAGGATCACTCGATCACAATCTTGTCAAAGGAAAGATTGTAGTTTGCCGAGGTGATTTTGGTTACACTACAGGAGAGACAGTGAAATTGGCAGGTGGAGCTGGAATGCTGCTAATCAATCCTAAATCTAGAGGCGAAGAACAATTTGCTGATCCACACGTTCTACCAACCATTGCCTTAGGTTTCTCAAAAGGTAAAaccatatttaaatatttaaactcATCTGAAAAACCAACAGTATCCATTACCTTTGAGGGGACCGTGTATGGTACTCGTGCACCCATGATTGGAGCGTTTTCATCAAGAGGACCGAATAAAGTTGACCTTAATGTGATTAAGCCTGATGTGACTGCACCGGGAGCAAATATCTTAGCTGCGTGGCCGCCCATAGTAAGCCCAAGTCAGCTCACGAGTGATAAGAGAAGTGTTGAGTTCAATATCATTTCAGGCACCTCAATGTCCTGCCCCCATGTCAGCGGCCTAGTTGCACTACTCAAGTCAGTTCATAAAAAATGGTCTCCTGCTGCGATTAAATCAGCCCTCATGACAACTGCTTACAATATGGACAACAAGAATACTCCCATCGTTGATGCATATGATTTTGAACCAGCAACACCTTTCGCACTTGGTTCAGGCCACGTTAATCCCCAAGCTGCTGTTGATCCAGGCCTTGTCTATGATATTACTGCTAAAGAGTATCTACTCTATCTGTGTAGCCTAAATTACACTTCTTCTCAGATCCATGCAATAGCAAGAAGAAGTTTTATATGTCCAAAAAAGTTTGCTTCTAAACCTGGTGACCTCAATTACCCTTCCTTTGCGGTGAATTTTGAAGGTAAAGCAAGAAATGTTAGTTTGACCCACAAGCGGACATTGACTAATGTTGGGACACCCAAGAGTACTTACATGGTGCACCTAGAGGAACCTAATGGAGTTGCCGTAGTTGTAAAGCCCAAtatattgaagttcaaaaggttGGGTCAGAAATTAAGCTACGAAGTTACGTTTATTGGATACAAATCCTCGGAAGATGCGGCGTACGGTTCTCTAGTGTGGGTGTCCGGAAAATATACAGTTAGGAGTCCCATTGCAACAATTTGGCTGTAG